The Raphanus sativus cultivar WK10039 chromosome 2, ASM80110v3, whole genome shotgun sequence DNA segment TGTGAGTCTTCCGTCTAGCAACATTATGTCGGTTCTGTATTTTGCTTTCAAACTCCTTGCCGTTTTCTCGTTTTTCCTCCATTTCCTTAAAACTGGTCAGTACATAGACAATTACATTGTGTTAAAAGAATTTTACATCGTGTTGTCCGTCCACACACGTGTGAGTCTTATATGTATACATGATACGTGcacaaacacatatatattgtcGTTTGTATCTGTATACTGATAGTTATTTGTAAAAGTCATCAATCAGTGGTTGTAATTCGCTGAATCTCTCAGTTCACGTTTTAAAACATCTTATCACGACTTCCTTGGGACACAAGCAACTGTGTCCACTCATTTCACAAAATTATTTCCGttatttgtttttctgtttCCCTCTTTCATAAATACAAATCTAATCTGATAAAATCCATTTGGATCATTATTATCCATGAATAATCTCTGTGATTCAGAATTAAAATCCTATTTAAAGTAACAAATACTTAATGCTTTTCTTCTATGATCAAATCAATTGTTTCAGAAAATGGAGTTCGAAAACCGGTACGGGCTTTCAGCGACGCAGAAGTACGACTGTCTCTTGTTCGGTACGTCCTTAGCCATAACATACCAATGAAACTTGATTAAATTACACGAATAGTTACCTGACCAGGTTATCAAAAATTATCTTTAGATTTGGACGACACTCTTTATCCTCTTAGCACCGGACTCGCCAGAGAATGTGGGAAGAACATCAAAGGTAACATTCTTGTCTTGCTATCAACTCTTCGATTAATAAGACAgtatttagaaaagaaaaaaaaactttataacaGTTAAAgattagaaaaaacaaaaactcttCGATTAATAAACCATTTCTGACTTTTCTTTTTCCGGTATGATAGATTATATGGTCGAGAAACTAGGTATACCGAAGGACAAAATCGTTGAATTGTCTAATCTTCTCTACAAGAACTATGGAACAACAATGGCCGGTCTTAGAGTATGTGATCAACATCCAATACCATTCTTGAATCTCATTTTCgtatacttttatttattattggtATGAACGTTCCTAACCCGATACATCTTCTCGTTTTATAGGCGATCGGATATGACTTTGACTACGACGAATATCACGCTTTCGTCCACGGTCGTTTACCGTACGATAACATAAAACCTGACCCTGTTCTCCGAAGCATCTTGCTTAGCCTTCCTCTCCGCAAAGTCGTACGTGCCacaatcatatttttatactatattATAGTTTTGATAAAGAATTAAGCAACATTTTCCTCCCGTTAATAGATATTTACCAACGCGGATAGAGTTCACGCGGCCAAGGCGTTGAAGAAGTTGGGATTAGAGGATTGTTTCGAAGGGATCATATGTTTCGAAACGCTTAACCCGACTCACACAAACGCTGCTTCTGAAAATTCTGAGATTTTTGATATCGTTGGATATTTCGACCGGTCTGAACCGGTCGGTTCACTCCCTAAAACGCCTATTGTGTGTAAACCGTCTGAATCCGCTATTGAGAAAGCCCTCGAAATCGCCAATATTGATCCTAACCGAACGGTATAGCTTACCGGGTTTTAATGATTTTTCTTCCTTtcgattttttcttttcttaaaacgGGGACAgcacaattaattttttatctatttatctTGGCAGCTGTTCTTTGAGGACAGTGTTCGAAATGTACAAGCTGGAAAGCGCGTTGGTCTTCACACGGTTCTGGTACGTTTACTTTAGTTAGACCTAACCGGAATCTAAACTAATTAAACCGAGTTTTTAGTTGACTCTTGTGTTTCTTGTTTTCAGGTTGGTTCACCAAACAAAGTCAAAGGAGCAGATTACGCCTTGGAAAACATTCACAACAT contains these protein-coding regions:
- the LOC108841274 gene encoding uncharacterized protein C24B11.05, which codes for MEFENRYGLSATQKYDCLLFDLDDTLYPLSTGLARECGKNIKDYMVEKLGIPKDKIVELSNLLYKNYGTTMAGLRAIGYDFDYDEYHAFVHGRLPYDNIKPDPVLRSILLSLPLRKVIFTNADRVHAAKALKKLGLEDCFEGIICFETLNPTHTNAASENSEIFDIVGYFDRSEPVGSLPKTPIVCKPSESAIEKALEIANIDPNRTLFFEDSVRNVQAGKRVGLHTVLVGSPNKVKGADYALENIHNMKEALPELWESDRKSSDVGYSGKVAVETSVRA